The proteins below are encoded in one region of Candidatus Poribacteria bacterium:
- the flgK gene encoding flagellar hook-associated protein FlgK, giving the protein MSTLLNSLGLLNSLNTGRRAVNAQQAALQITGRNISNVNTPGYTRQRAVTQVSDPRTEVLLGEDRTRVQQVRDELVERLFLQERQRFASLDKSAQLLSQVETALGEPSDSALNAQLSRFYDAWESLATSPESAPPKNVVIERARTLSATFGSLTRHLESLQQQNLTDAADLIKSVNLKLGQIRALNEQISQEFTVGGDHLELRDRQDEIIRELADLVAVRVTEGVNGMRTVQANGLALVEGHEAGSVQLVTGQNGRFTVQAVLDGSRFDLTPMGGELHGLMTVQNEALPAILNDLHSTARTLISQVNALHPNFFRTLTTEQSARAALFVEILPTSPSDVRATASGRAGANEIALSVAGLRNARQTDLADQSVIGFYQELVSAVGARVQEAGERRDTSNLLVEQMRQRRESVSGVSLDEEATDMITYQRAFQAAARYIQVVDDLMRTIIERV; this is encoded by the coding sequence ATGAGCACGTTACTGAACAGCCTCGGACTGTTGAACAGTCTGAACACGGGGCGGCGAGCCGTCAATGCACAGCAGGCGGCGCTCCAGATCACCGGGAGGAACATCTCCAACGTCAACACGCCTGGGTACACGAGGCAGCGCGCCGTCACCCAGGTGAGCGACCCGCGCACGGAAGTGCTCCTCGGCGAAGACCGTACGCGGGTGCAGCAGGTTCGCGACGAGCTCGTCGAGCGCCTTTTCCTACAAGAGCGCCAGCGATTCGCCTCGCTGGACAAGAGCGCCCAACTGCTCTCCCAGGTGGAGACCGCATTGGGCGAACCCTCCGATTCCGCGCTCAACGCGCAACTCAGCCGGTTCTACGACGCGTGGGAGTCCCTGGCGACCTCGCCGGAGAGCGCTCCGCCCAAGAACGTCGTCATCGAACGCGCGCGCACGCTGAGCGCCACCTTCGGGTCGCTGACCCGCCATCTCGAATCGCTTCAGCAGCAGAACCTCACCGACGCTGCCGACCTCATCAAGAGCGTGAACCTCAAGCTGGGGCAGATCCGCGCGCTCAACGAGCAGATATCCCAGGAGTTCACCGTCGGCGGGGATCATCTCGAGCTGCGCGACCGTCAGGACGAGATCATCCGCGAGCTGGCGGACCTGGTCGCCGTGCGGGTCACCGAGGGCGTCAACGGGATGCGGACGGTTCAGGCGAACGGCTTGGCGCTGGTCGAGGGTCACGAGGCGGGTTCCGTCCAGTTGGTCACGGGTCAGAACGGGCGGTTCACCGTGCAGGCGGTCCTCGACGGGAGCCGGTTCGACCTGACGCCGATGGGCGGCGAGCTCCACGGCTTGATGACCGTCCAGAACGAGGCGCTCCCGGCGATCCTGAACGATCTCCACAGCACGGCGCGTACGCTCATCTCGCAGGTGAACGCGCTCCATCCGAACTTCTTCCGCACGTTGACGACGGAGCAGAGCGCGCGGGCGGCTCTCTTCGTCGAGATTCTGCCGACATCGCCGTCCGACGTGAGGGCGACCGCATCGGGACGGGCGGGAGCCAACGAGATCGCGCTGTCCGTGGCAGGGCTTCGGAACGCGCGGCAGACGGATTTGGCGGATCAGTCGGTCATCGGGTTCTACCAGGAGCTGGTGTCGGCGGTCGGCGCGCGGGTTCAGGAGGCGGGGGAACGGCGCGACACGTCGAACCTGCTCGTGGAACAGATGCGTCAGCGGCGCGAGTCGGTTTCCGGCGTCTCGCTCGACGAAGAGGCGACCGACATGATCACGTACCAGCGCGCGTTCCAGGCGGCGGCGCGGTACATCCAGGTCGTGGACGATCTGATGCGGACGATCATCGAGCGCGTCTGA
- the flgL gene encoding flagellar hook-associated protein 3 — MQLRVTLQSRALQMRDAIQSRGSDVQRTQEEVTTGRRLLRPSDDPVAARQALLHRAQLAQIEQYKSNIDLSIGDLNAADSFLDDVNLRITRAKEVAIQMGSDANSPGARKAAAFEIDALIDDLIALGNSSFRGRSIFAGENTTAAAFTRSGDTVTYHGTDTGAQRRIAEDTPLVETTIPASQFLFSTRDASNVVTDGIFRTLATLKTALNANDANAIRDSIQSLTADQSRVQSARTVIGGRTERVQQTRVRLENTESEIRSLQSTIEDADLAESISEMQLRQTALQATLGVASQTIPLSLMDLLTR, encoded by the coding sequence ATGCAGCTACGAGTAACGCTCCAATCGCGAGCCCTCCAGATGCGCGACGCGATCCAGTCGCGGGGCAGCGACGTCCAGCGCACCCAGGAGGAGGTCACGACGGGTCGGCGACTGCTTCGACCGTCGGACGATCCGGTGGCGGCGCGTCAGGCGCTGCTCCATCGCGCGCAGCTCGCCCAGATCGAGCAGTACAAGAGCAACATCGACCTTTCCATCGGCGACCTGAACGCCGCCGACTCCTTCCTCGACGATGTGAACCTGCGCATCACGCGGGCGAAGGAGGTCGCCATCCAGATGGGCAGCGATGCGAACAGCCCCGGCGCGCGCAAAGCCGCCGCGTTCGAGATCGACGCGCTCATCGACGATCTGATCGCGCTGGGCAACAGCTCGTTCCGGGGGCGTTCCATCTTCGCCGGGGAGAACACGACCGCCGCCGCCTTTACGCGGTCTGGCGACACGGTGACCTACCACGGCACGGACACGGGAGCCCAACGGCGGATCGCCGAGGACACGCCGCTCGTCGAGACGACGATCCCGGCGTCGCAGTTCCTCTTCTCGACGCGCGACGCGAGCAACGTCGTGACGGACGGCATTTTCCGCACGCTGGCGACGCTCAAGACCGCGCTCAACGCGAACGACGCCAACGCCATTCGGGATTCCATCCAGAGCCTGACGGCGGATCAGAGCCGCGTGCAGTCGGCGCGGACGGTCATCGGCGGTCGGACGGAGCGGGTGCAGCAGACGCGCGTCCGGCTGGAGAATACCGAGTCGGAGATTCGGAGCCTGCAATCGACCATCGAGGACGCGGACCTCGCCGAGTCGATCAGCGAGATGCAGCTCCGCCAGACGGCGCTTCAGGCGACGCTGGGCGTGGCATCGCAGACGATCCCGCTGTCGTTGATGGATCTGCTGACGAGGTAG
- a CDS encoding DUF4258 domain-containing protein: MSAYRLIFRMHAIRRMFQRAIAYEDVSHVLDNGETIEEYLSDRPYPSRLILGWSGGRALHVVVATNAVEQESIVITVYEPDPDKWEPGFRHRKPKT, translated from the coding sequence TTGTCGGCGTACCGGCTGATCTTTCGGATGCACGCGATTCGGCGGATGTTCCAGCGCGCCATCGCGTATGAAGACGTGTCCCACGTTCTGGACAACGGCGAGACGATCGAGGAGTATCTTAGCGATCGACCGTACCCGAGCCGCTTGATACTCGGATGGTCGGGCGGCCGCGCGTTGCACGTCGTCGTCGCGACCAATGCCGTCGAGCAGGAATCGATCGTTATCACCGTGTACGAGCCCGACCCGGACAAGTGGGAGCCGGGATTTCGACACAGGAAGCCCAAAACATGA
- a CDS encoding type II toxin-antitoxin system MqsA family antitoxin has product MKCVICRHGETQTGTATVMLTRDAMTLVFRGVPAQVCANCGEEYVDEETTARLLQVAEDAAQAGVQVDVREFVAA; this is encoded by the coding sequence ATGAAGTGCGTCATCTGTCGGCACGGCGAGACGCAAACCGGTACCGCCACGGTTATGCTCACGCGGGACGCGATGACGCTCGTGTTCCGAGGTGTACCCGCCCAGGTCTGCGCCAACTGCGGCGAGGAGTACGTCGACGAAGAGACGACGGCACGCCTGCTTCAGGTCGCTGAGGACGCTGCGCAAGCCGGCGTGCAGGTGGACGTGCGGGAGTTCGTCGCGGCGTAG
- a CDS encoding amidophosphoribosyltransferase, translating into MIDQPPRDDSDDKPHEECGVFGVFGHPEAAKLTYLGLYALQHRGQESAGIVTSNGNSFFQHRGMGLVVNAFSNGALDHLDGTMAVGHNRYSTSGTSTLQNAQPFVAQYQRGPLAIAHNGNLVNAFRIRRELEEQGMIFTTTSDTEVLTHLIARSRQEYLEDRLMDALKEVRGAYSLLALGKRVLVGVRDPSGFRPLWIGRIGDATILASETCALDAVEAEVVREVEPGELILVTDEGIKSIHLPMLAPHSHCIFEFLYLARADSVIFGETVVGRRMGFGRQLARECPADADIVVPMPDSANLAALGYAEESGLRFQFGLARNQYVGRTFIQPNQQDRSFQVGIKMNPIREVVDGKRVVLIDDSIMRGTTLRKMAKQIKLAGATEVHVRIAAPPTKYPCFYGIDTPTRQELIASTHTLDEVRQYIRADSLGYLSIEGMLKCVRYPYSFCTACFDGSYPIEFSGQNIQQLSIDFTRDRQR; encoded by the coding sequence ATGATCGACCAGCCTCCGCGCGATGACTCCGACGACAAGCCGCATGAGGAATGCGGCGTGTTCGGCGTCTTCGGGCACCCGGAAGCCGCGAAGCTGACCTACCTTGGGCTCTACGCCTTGCAGCATCGAGGGCAGGAAAGCGCCGGCATCGTCACCTCCAACGGCAACTCCTTCTTCCAGCATCGCGGCATGGGCTTGGTCGTCAACGCGTTCAGCAACGGCGCACTCGACCATCTCGACGGAACCATGGCGGTCGGTCACAACCGCTACTCGACCTCCGGCACGAGCACGCTCCAGAACGCCCAGCCGTTCGTCGCGCAGTACCAGCGAGGACCCCTCGCCATCGCTCATAACGGGAACCTGGTCAACGCGTTCCGCATCCGGCGCGAGCTCGAAGAGCAGGGGATGATCTTCACGACGACCTCGGATACCGAGGTGCTAACCCACCTGATCGCCCGTTCGCGCCAGGAATACCTCGAAGACCGCCTGATGGACGCCCTCAAGGAGGTGCGAGGAGCCTATTCCCTGCTGGCGCTGGGCAAGCGGGTGCTCGTCGGCGTGCGCGATCCGAGCGGGTTCCGCCCGTTGTGGATCGGCAGAATCGGCGACGCGACCATTCTGGCGTCGGAGACGTGCGCCCTCGACGCCGTGGAGGCGGAGGTCGTCCGCGAAGTGGAACCCGGCGAGCTGATCCTCGTCACCGACGAGGGCATCAAGTCGATTCATCTGCCGATGCTGGCTCCCCATTCCCACTGCATCTTCGAGTTCCTGTATCTCGCGCGGGCGGACAGCGTCATCTTCGGCGAGACGGTCGTGGGGCGGCGGATGGGGTTCGGAAGGCAGCTCGCGCGGGAGTGTCCCGCCGACGCGGACATCGTCGTCCCGATGCCGGATTCGGCGAACCTGGCGGCGCTGGGCTATGCCGAGGAATCGGGTCTGCGGTTCCAGTTCGGGCTGGCGAGGAATCAGTACGTGGGCAGGACGTTCATCCAGCCGAACCAGCAGGATCGGAGCTTCCAGGTCGGCATCAAGATGAACCCCATCCGCGAGGTCGTCGACGGCAAGCGGGTGGTTCTCATCGACGACTCAATCATGCGCGGCACGACGCTGCGCAAGATGGCGAAGCAGATCAAGCTCGCGGGAGCCACCGAGGTCCACGTCCGCATCGCCGCGCCGCCAACGAAGTACCCCTGCTTCTACGGCATCGACACGCCGACGCGCCAGGAGCTGATCGCCAGCACCCACACACTCGACGAGGTGCGCCAGTACATCCGCGCCGACTCCCTCGGCTACCTCAGCATCGAAGGCATGCTCAAGTGCGTGCGCTACCCGTACAGCTTCTGCACGGCTTGCTTCGATGGCTCCTATCCCATAGAGTTTAGCGGTCAGAACATCCAGCAACTCAGCATCGACTTCACGCGAGATCGACAGCGATAG
- a CDS encoding phosphoribosylformylglycinamidine cyclo-ligase → MTPEQPLLTYRDAGVDFDAKERAFSQIKSLARSTHGPEVLSDLGSFGGLYALGRYREPVLVSSVDSVGTKLKIAFALGVHTTVGYDIVAHCANDILVQGAEPLFFLDYIGIGKLDPDVVRDLIDGLARGCRDVGCALIGGETAELPDLYAVGEYDLAGTIVGVVERSDVLTGAEIVPGDVLLGLPSVGLHTNGYSLARKALFDVGGLTVHDPLPGLDISVGEELLKPHKSYVRDVLALRREVSIKGLAHITGGGLQDNVVRVLPEGCRARIRRGSWSVLPVFGALMEIGNIAEDEMLHVFNMGVGMVVVVSDEDRERALRFLGGRGESPVVIGEVLAGERGVEFI, encoded by the coding sequence ATGACTCCTGAACAGCCGTTGCTCACGTATCGAGACGCCGGGGTCGATTTCGACGCCAAGGAACGCGCGTTCTCCCAGATCAAGAGCCTGGCGCGAAGCACCCACGGGCCCGAAGTCCTCAGCGACCTGGGGAGCTTCGGCGGGCTCTATGCCCTGGGGCGGTATCGAGAGCCGGTTCTCGTTTCGAGCGTGGACAGCGTCGGCACGAAGCTCAAGATCGCCTTCGCGCTGGGGGTCCACACGACTGTCGGGTACGACATCGTCGCCCACTGCGCGAACGACATCCTCGTCCAGGGGGCGGAACCCCTCTTCTTCCTCGATTACATCGGCATCGGCAAGCTCGACCCGGACGTGGTGCGCGACCTGATCGACGGTCTCGCGCGCGGCTGTCGCGACGTCGGATGCGCCCTCATCGGCGGCGAGACGGCGGAGCTCCCCGACCTCTACGCCGTCGGCGAATACGACCTGGCAGGAACCATCGTCGGCGTCGTCGAACGTTCCGACGTGCTGACGGGCGCGGAGATCGTCCCCGGCGATGTGCTGTTGGGACTTCCGTCCGTCGGGCTCCACACGAACGGCTACTCGTTGGCGAGGAAGGCGCTGTTCGACGTCGGCGGACTGACGGTTCACGATCCGCTGCCGGGGCTGGACATCAGCGTCGGCGAAGAGCTCCTGAAGCCGCACAAGAGCTACGTGCGCGACGTACTGGCTCTGCGGCGGGAAGTGTCGATCAAGGGTCTCGCCCACATCACGGGCGGCGGGCTCCAAGACAACGTCGTGCGCGTGCTGCCGGAGGGCTGCAGGGCGCGGATCCGCCGGGGTTCGTGGTCGGTTCTTCCGGTCTTTGGCGCGCTCATGGAGATCGGGAACATCGCTGAAGACGAGATGCTGCACGTCTTCAACATGGGAGTCGGGATGGTTGTCGTCGTGTCGGATGAGGATCGGGAGCGGGCGCTCCGGTTCCTCGGCGGACGCGGCGAATCGCCCGTCGTTATCGGGGAGGTGCTCGCAGGAGAACGCGGGGTCGAGTTCATCTGA
- the purH gene encoding bifunctional phosphoribosylaminoimidazolecarboxamide formyltransferase/IMP cyclohydrolase, producing MAKIQRALISVSDKAGVAAFARGLAELGVEILSTGGTARLLKDEKVPVRDVSDFTGFPEMMDGRVKTLHPKVHGGILAMRGNPEHIRQAKEHGIGLIDLVVVNLYPFRQTVAKPDVTYEDAIENIDIGGPTMVRSAAKNHADVGIVTSPSQYGGVLAELSEKGKLSEATRRSLARAAFEHTAEYDSAIATYLSTQDDEAKSDLPPRLAVHLKRAQSLRYGENPHQKGAFYHVVDGQSPWERMEQLHGMELSYCNFLDADGAWSAACDFDEPTAAVIKHSTPCGLASDEDLIAAWKRAFLGDPVSAFGGIVAFNRPVDDDLAKAIRLSKHPTSGDRLLLHIIMAPDYTPDALERLSKSRDLRILKLPVMKPPRWTYRSVSGAMLVQESDNPDPSRVGWKVVTKREPTEAETADLRFAWKCVKHVKSNAIVVCKNRTMLGMGAGQPNRVNSVRLALAQAGEEAGGAVLASDAFFPFLDGVAIGVAHGVTGFIHPGGSLRDADSVAVADAAGATMVFTGMRHFRH from the coding sequence GTGGCGAAGATTCAGCGAGCCCTCATCAGCGTGTCCGACAAGGCAGGCGTCGCGGCGTTCGCCAGAGGTCTGGCGGAGCTCGGCGTCGAAATCCTCTCCACCGGCGGCACGGCGCGTCTTCTCAAGGACGAGAAGGTTCCCGTGCGCGACGTGTCCGACTTCACCGGCTTCCCAGAGATGATGGATGGGCGTGTCAAAACGCTCCATCCGAAGGTCCACGGCGGCATCCTGGCGATGCGAGGCAACCCGGAGCACATCCGCCAGGCGAAGGAACACGGCATCGGGCTGATCGACCTGGTCGTCGTGAACCTCTACCCGTTCCGGCAGACGGTCGCCAAGCCCGACGTCACCTACGAAGACGCCATCGAGAACATCGACATTGGCGGTCCCACGATGGTGCGCTCCGCCGCCAAGAACCACGCCGACGTCGGCATCGTCACGAGTCCGAGCCAATACGGCGGCGTCCTGGCAGAGCTCAGCGAGAAGGGCAAGCTCTCCGAGGCGACGCGCCGGAGCCTTGCGCGCGCAGCCTTCGAGCACACGGCGGAGTACGACTCCGCCATCGCGACCTACCTCTCCACGCAGGACGACGAGGCGAAGTCGGACCTGCCGCCGCGCCTCGCGGTTCATCTCAAGCGCGCGCAGAGCCTCCGATACGGCGAGAACCCTCACCAGAAGGGCGCGTTCTACCACGTCGTCGATGGGCAGAGCCCGTGGGAGCGGATGGAGCAGCTCCACGGCATGGAGCTCTCCTACTGCAACTTCCTCGACGCCGACGGCGCGTGGTCGGCCGCGTGCGACTTCGACGAGCCGACGGCTGCCGTCATCAAGCATTCGACGCCCTGCGGACTCGCCAGCGACGAGGACCTTATCGCCGCGTGGAAGCGCGCGTTCCTCGGCGATCCCGTGAGCGCCTTCGGCGGCATCGTCGCGTTCAACCGACCCGTGGACGACGACCTCGCCAAGGCGATCCGCCTAAGCAAGCACCCGACCAGCGGCGACCGGCTCCTGCTCCACATCATCATGGCTCCCGATTACACGCCGGACGCGCTGGAACGCCTCTCCAAGAGCCGTGATCTGCGCATCCTCAAGTTGCCCGTGATGAAGCCGCCGCGCTGGACGTACCGAAGCGTCTCCGGCGCGATGCTCGTCCAGGAGTCCGACAACCCCGATCCGAGCCGCGTCGGCTGGAAGGTCGTCACGAAGCGTGAGCCGACCGAAGCGGAGACCGCCGATCTCCGGTTCGCATGGAAGTGCGTCAAGCACGTCAAGTCGAACGCGATCGTCGTCTGCAAGAACCGGACGATGCTGGGAATGGGCGCGGGTCAGCCGAACCGCGTCAACTCGGTGCGGCTGGCGCTGGCGCAAGCGGGCGAGGAGGCCGGCGGAGCGGTACTCGCGTCGGACGCGTTCTTCCCGTTCTTGGACGGCGTCGCCATCGGGGTTGCGCACGGCGTGACAGGGTTCATCCATCCGGGCGGCTCTCTGCGCGATGCGGATTCCGTCGCGGTCGCCGATGCCGCCGGAGCGACGATGGTGTTCACCGGCATGCGCCACTTCCGCCACTGA
- a CDS encoding GNAT family N-acetyltransferase, which yields MRIPSRSPMPPERRWCSPACATSATDRLEALRGIMPESYTVRDATPDDDEFMRTLRRRNHMLNAPILRIAGFTRKEVDEAMEDWIRRSVEEIRQVESTQTYIAETADGTRVGYMIVSWGVRDDFSQHPQGFIWDVGVAREHWGTGVAKMLMDKAEDFVRSQGGLFVSLNVNANNGRAVAFYKKLGYVEEWKTMGKLLIDVE from the coding sequence ATGCGGATTCCGTCGCGGTCGCCGATGCCGCCGGAGCGACGATGGTGTTCACCGGCATGCGCCACTTCCGCCACTGATCGCCTGGAAGCCCTGCGAGGAATCATGCCCGAATCCTATACGGTGCGCGACGCGACGCCCGACGACGACGAGTTCATGCGAACCCTCCGTCGGCGCAACCATATGCTGAACGCTCCCATCCTACGCATCGCCGGGTTCACCCGCAAAGAGGTGGACGAGGCGATGGAGGACTGGATCCGGCGCAGCGTCGAGGAGATAAGGCAGGTCGAGTCGACGCAGACCTACATCGCCGAAACGGCGGACGGGACGCGCGTCGGCTACATGATCGTCTCCTGGGGCGTGCGTGACGACTTCTCGCAGCATCCGCAGGGGTTCATCTGGGATGTGGGTGTCGCCCGCGAGCATTGGGGAACCGGCGTCGCCAAGATGCTCATGGACAAGGCGGAGGACTTCGTCCGCAGCCAGGGCGGACTCTTCGTCTCCCTGAACGTCAACGCGAACAACGGGCGCGCCGTCGCCTTCTACAAGAAGCTCGGATACGTCGAGGAGTGGAAGACGATGGGCAAGCTTCTCATCGACGTCGAATGA
- the purD gene encoding phosphoribosylamine--glycine ligase: MNILVIGSGGREHAFIWKLAQSPRVSKLYAVPGNAGIAAQAECYGVPVNPPFDEIVRFALEREIDLTVVGPEAPLVAGIVDAFEARGLRIFGPSKDAAQLEGSKDFAKRIMARCGIPTAGSATFDDAESAREYIRRVGAPIVVKADGLAAGKGVLLCDTVPEALDAVDLTMVEKRFGGAGSRVVVEEYLVGEEASFMAVCDGTTALPMASSQDHKRIGDGDTGLNTGGMGAYSPAPVVDDALADEIMSRIVHPTLRGMAEIGLPYRGILYVGVMVTESGPKVLEFNCRLGDPEAQALLPRLETDLVPLLVAATKGTLDRAKMLWRADPCVCVVMASGGYPDAYPTGLPIRGLDAANARQDTVVFHAGTALRGGETVTSGGRALGVTALGPDIRSAISNAYAAVGDIGFQGAHYRRDIGHRALARLA; the protein is encoded by the coding sequence GTGAACATCCTCGTCATCGGAAGCGGCGGACGAGAACACGCCTTCATCTGGAAGCTGGCGCAGAGCCCGCGCGTCTCCAAGCTCTACGCCGTGCCGGGGAACGCCGGTATCGCCGCCCAGGCGGAATGCTACGGGGTTCCTGTGAATCCGCCCTTCGACGAGATCGTGCGCTTCGCCCTCGAACGCGAGATCGACCTGACCGTCGTCGGGCCCGAAGCGCCGTTGGTCGCGGGCATCGTGGACGCCTTCGAGGCGCGCGGTCTGCGCATCTTCGGGCCCTCGAAGGACGCGGCGCAGCTCGAAGGGAGCAAGGATTTCGCTAAGCGCATCATGGCGCGCTGCGGCATCCCGACGGCGGGGAGCGCCACGTTCGATGACGCGGAGTCGGCGCGTGAGTACATCCGGCGCGTCGGAGCCCCCATCGTCGTCAAGGCGGACGGTCTCGCCGCCGGCAAGGGCGTGCTCCTCTGTGACACGGTTCCCGAAGCCCTCGATGCCGTCGATCTGACGATGGTGGAGAAGCGCTTCGGAGGGGCGGGGAGCCGCGTCGTCGTCGAGGAGTATCTCGTCGGCGAGGAGGCATCATTCATGGCGGTCTGCGACGGCACGACCGCCCTCCCGATGGCGAGCTCCCAAGACCACAAGCGGATCGGCGACGGCGACACGGGGCTCAACACCGGCGGCATGGGAGCCTACTCCCCCGCGCCCGTCGTGGACGATGCGCTCGCCGACGAGATCATGTCGAGGATCGTCCATCCGACGCTCCGGGGCATGGCGGAGATCGGGCTGCCCTATCGGGGTATCCTCTACGTCGGTGTGATGGTCACCGAGTCGGGTCCGAAGGTGCTCGAGTTCAACTGCCGCCTGGGCGATCCGGAGGCTCAGGCGCTGCTGCCACGGCTGGAGACTGACCTGGTTCCGCTGCTGGTCGCCGCGACCAAAGGGACCCTCGACCGCGCGAAGATGCTCTGGCGAGCCGACCCGTGCGTGTGCGTCGTCATGGCGTCCGGCGGCTACCCGGACGCCTACCCGACCGGGCTCCCGATTCGTGGGCTCGACGCGGCGAACGCTCGACAGGACACGGTCGTGTTCCACGCAGGAACCGCCCTGCGCGGCGGCGAGACGGTGACGAGCGGCGGGCGCGCCCTCGGCGTCACGGCGCTGGGACCGGACATCCGAAGCGCCATCTCGAATGCCTATGCCGCCGTCGGTGATATCGGGTTCCAGGGAGCCCACTACCGGCGCGACATCGGGCATCGGGCGCTCGCGCGTCTGGCGTAG
- a CDS encoding DUF2442 domain-containing protein: protein MDELHSTPRLIEVRPLPQYCLHLVYADGVEGVVDLSELVGRGVFKSWVDPEAFRKVRIGKRGQLVWGRHIDICAEAMCQRVSGHPALARLGN from the coding sequence ATGGACGAACTCCATTCCACGCCTCGGCTGATCGAGGTCCGACCACTCCCCCAGTATTGCCTTCACCTGGTCTACGCTGACGGGGTCGAAGGCGTCGTGGATCTGTCGGAGCTCGTCGGGCGCGGCGTGTTCAAGTCCTGGGTTGACCCTGAAGCATTCCGAAAGGTACGCATCGGAAAGCGCGGACAGCTCGTCTGGGGACGCCACATCGACATCTGCGCGGAAGCCATGTGCCAGCGGGTTTCCGGACACCCGGCGCTCGCGCGGCTCGGTAACTAG
- a CDS encoding hemerythrin domain-containing protein encodes MALLIGVPAGSDFTEPLALMSECHRRVERFLGVLVRAADELSGKPLNPEEREAIATSLRYFRDAAPKHTQDEETSVFPRLRALGEPAREAFETMDRLEGDHAVADSAHAEVQRLGWQWVEQGELASEEAEQLRRLLTGLRQIYERHIQVEDEVLFPLAERLLPAAAQTEIGKEMAARRGVRFASSLGDTPPR; translated from the coding sequence ATGGCGCTCCTCATCGGCGTACCGGCTGGGAGCGACTTCACGGAACCGCTCGCGCTCATGTCTGAGTGCCACCGGCGCGTCGAACGGTTCCTCGGCGTTCTGGTCCGAGCCGCCGACGAACTCAGCGGCAAGCCTCTGAACCCCGAAGAGCGCGAAGCGATCGCCACGTCGCTTCGCTACTTCCGCGACGCGGCTCCGAAACACACGCAGGACGAGGAAACCTCCGTGTTCCCCCGCCTCCGCGCATTGGGGGAACCTGCGCGGGAAGCCTTCGAGACGATGGATCGCCTGGAGGGCGACCACGCCGTCGCGGACTCGGCGCATGCAGAAGTCCAGCGGCTGGGATGGCAGTGGGTCGAGCAGGGGGAACTCGCGTCCGAAGAAGCGGAGCAGCTTCGGCGTCTCTTGACGGGCTTGCGGCAAATCTACGAACGCCACATCCAGGTCGAGGACGAGGTACTATTCCCACTGGCGGAACGCCTGCTCCCGGCGGCGGCTCAGACGGAGATCGGCAAGGAGATGGCGGCGCGACGTGGCGTTCGCTTCGCCTCCTCTCTTGGCGACACCCCTCCACGTTGA
- the purE gene encoding 5-(carboxyamino)imidazole ribonucleotide mutase, whose amino-acid sequence MDASPLVGILMGSDSDLQTMTECASVLEDFGIAYELNVLSAHRSPHLAAEYATSARERGLKVLVCGAGRAAHLAGVIAAHTTLPVLGVPIDGGPLNGVDALYATVQMPPGIPVGTLAIGSHGARNAGILAAQILALSDDALAEKLVAYKKSLEEGVAKKNRRLQETGWKHYNPA is encoded by the coding sequence ATGGACGCATCGCCCCTCGTCGGGATTCTCATGGGCAGCGACTCCGACCTGCAGACGATGACCGAGTGCGCCTCGGTTCTCGAAGACTTCGGTATTGCGTATGAACTGAACGTCCTGTCGGCGCATCGCTCGCCGCACCTCGCGGCGGAATACGCCACGAGCGCGCGGGAACGGGGTTTGAAGGTGCTCGTCTGCGGAGCCGGCAGAGCGGCGCATCTCGCGGGCGTCATCGCGGCACACACGACGCTGCCGGTTCTCGGCGTTCCCATCGACGGCGGACCCCTCAACGGCGTGGACGCCCTCTATGCGACCGTGCAGATGCCGCCGGGAATCCCCGTCGGGACGCTCGCCATCGGTTCCCACGGGGCGCGGAACGCGGGTATCCTCGCGGCGCAGATCCTCGCGCTGTCGGACGACGCCCTCGCCGAGAAGCTCGTCGCCTACAAGAAGTCGCTGGAGGAAGGTGTCGCCAAGAAGAACCGGCGGCTCCAAGAGACCGGCTGGAAGCACTACAACCCCGCATGA